A window of Sphingobacterium sp. SRCM116780 contains these coding sequences:
- a CDS encoding Cof-type HAD-IIB family hydrolase has translation MIKAVFFDIDGTLLSFNTHKIPSSTEKAIEKLKSKGIKVIVSTGRSINSLDHIKYLDFDGFITFNGGYCITKECDLLFRKGIHEADIASLIQHAEKNQVSFSLMSEKEISIFQVTPEITAMYQQVNLPIPQQRSYTDFDMGSVLQTNIFIQPEEQDEFMTTIMPNSVASRWTPLFADVNPIGQSKQVGIDVFTQHFNIDLSQTMAFGDGGNDITMLKHTAYGIAMGNANPEVKEIADYITDDVDNDGIYNALAHFEVI, from the coding sequence ATGATTAAAGCAGTTTTTTTTGATATTGACGGAACTCTTTTAAGTTTCAACACCCATAAAATCCCCTCTTCAACCGAAAAAGCCATCGAGAAGTTAAAATCAAAAGGCATTAAAGTTATTGTCTCTACTGGGAGATCGATCAATAGTTTGGATCACATCAAATATTTAGATTTTGATGGTTTTATTACTTTCAATGGTGGATATTGCATCACCAAAGAATGTGATCTCCTGTTTAGAAAAGGAATCCACGAAGCAGATATTGCATCTTTAATTCAGCATGCAGAAAAAAATCAAGTGAGCTTTTCCTTGATGTCTGAAAAAGAAATTTCTATTTTTCAGGTTACACCTGAAATTACTGCGATGTATCAACAGGTGAATTTACCGATTCCCCAACAACGCTCTTACACAGACTTTGATATGGGATCTGTTTTGCAAACAAATATCTTTATTCAACCAGAAGAGCAGGACGAATTCATGACCACGATCATGCCCAATTCTGTTGCCTCACGTTGGACTCCCTTATTTGCAGACGTCAACCCAATCGGTCAAAGTAAACAAGTTGGTATTGATGTTTTTACGCAGCATTTCAATATTGATTTAAGTCAGACAATGGCATTTGGTGATGGTGGAAATGATATCACGATGTTGAAACATACTGCCTATGGTATCGCGATGGGAAATGCGAATCCTGAGGTGAAAGAAATCGCTGATTATATTACCGATGATGTCGATAATGACGGTATTTATAATGCACTTGCTCACTTTGAAGTTATTTAA
- a CDS encoding iron chaperone: MNADISSVEEYIASFPEEVQVLLQEVRSTIQQHAPAAVESISYGMPAYKLHGKPLVYFGGFKKHIGFYATPTGHSEFETELSSYKQGKGSVQFALDQPIPFALIGRIVDFRVMETLKKLK, from the coding sequence ATGAATGCTGACATCAGCTCTGTAGAAGAATATATCGCTTCTTTTCCTGAAGAAGTCCAAGTCCTGTTACAAGAAGTTCGTTCAACTATTCAGCAACATGCTCCAGCAGCTGTTGAAAGTATTTCCTATGGCATGCCAGCCTATAAATTACATGGAAAACCACTGGTTTATTTTGGAGGTTTCAAAAAACATATTGGTTTTTACGCAACACCCACTGGGCATTCGGAATTTGAAACGGAACTCTCTTCTTATAAGCAAGGTAAGGGTTCTGTTCAATTTGCCTTAGATCAACCGATTCCTTTTGCTCTGATTGGCAGAATAGTTGATTTCAGAGTCATGGAGACACTTAAAAAACTTAAATAA
- a CDS encoding DUF2071 domain-containing protein, which yields MLKFLKNHPFAVEAFFESSVVLTFALPKEQLQSLIPEKLELDTLNDQYAFLAVAMVQTKALRPKEFPRILGHDFFLIGYRIFVKYHNKKGKRLRGLYIIKSETDKKKMALLGNIFTHYNYNKIAIEKHQHGNQTQITSKKSNFDIRFTAEEAEVQLPANSPFQDWKEARKYAGPLPFTFSYDVEQEEMLIIEGVRQNWTPKPITVISYQVDLLKKLQLEDAILANAFIIENIPYYWKKGEIEKWNK from the coding sequence ATGCTCAAATTTCTTAAAAATCACCCTTTCGCCGTAGAAGCATTTTTTGAAAGTTCTGTTGTCTTGACATTTGCCCTACCCAAAGAGCAATTACAATCATTAATTCCAGAAAAATTGGAATTGGATACCTTGAACGATCAATATGCTTTTTTAGCGGTAGCGATGGTGCAAACCAAAGCATTACGACCAAAGGAATTTCCTCGGATCTTAGGACATGATTTCTTTTTAATAGGCTATCGCATATTTGTGAAATATCACAATAAGAAAGGTAAAAGGCTACGTGGACTTTACATCATCAAATCTGAAACAGATAAAAAGAAAATGGCGTTATTGGGCAATATTTTCACGCATTATAACTACAATAAAATAGCTATTGAAAAACATCAACACGGAAATCAGACGCAGATAACTTCGAAAAAATCCAATTTCGATATCAGGTTTACAGCGGAAGAAGCGGAAGTTCAGCTACCAGCGAACTCCCCTTTTCAAGATTGGAAAGAAGCCAGAAAATATGCTGGACCTCTTCCCTTTACCTTTAGCTACGATGTGGAGCAAGAAGAAATGCTGATCATTGAAGGTGTAAGACAAAATTGGACACCAAAACCGATTACGGTAATCAGTTATCAGGTTGACCTACTTAAAAAATTGCAATTAGAAGATGCCATTTTGGCCAATGCCTTTATCATTGAAAATATTCCATATTATTGGAAAAAGGGAGAAATAGAAAAATGGAACAAGTAA
- a CDS encoding bifunctional UDP-N-acetylmuramoyl-tripeptide:D-alanyl-D-alanine ligase/alanine racemase, translating into MYTIADISGILVPTRSIVIAADAIIQSLIYDTRKIVNAETGLFFALINRRDGHQYIKDAYLKGVRNFVLQEDMQQEFALPDANILWVSDTFLALQSLAAYQRSKFKFPVLGITGSNGKTIVKEWLYQLMSPDYKIYRSPKSYNSQLGVALSLWELNDQYNFAIIEAGISEVGEMAKLEQMIKPTHGLLTNIGIAHKSGFESKQEKIAEKLKLFTHAEALIYPQKYLENIYIPSQIYKFAWGEDESCQLEIYSVKRENDQSTLVSLCFSRQFFTVKIPFVDQASIENAISCIAVMISFGYDFKVIAARIALLQPMEMRLELKKGKQNSSIIDDSYSNDLVALQIALDFLKQQKQHQRKILILSDIPGVQLNDEKSITKLRRLIAESELTELIFVGPILSQLLSQFALPIKNYADTKSFIEDLKNIDYHDATVLIKGAREYHFEQISKRLVAKSHDTTLEINLNALEHNLNVYRSLLPAGVKLMAMVKAFSYGSGSFEIANLLQFNHVDYLTVAFADEGVDLRNGGITLPIVVMSPDESAFDAIVHNNLEPEIYSFRILASFLRYLEQHDLKNFPVHIKVDTGMHRLGFMPDEIDSLLDILKNQKAMKVQSVFSHLASAGNARDNQFTEKQITLLDAFTKKLQHELGYTFIRHIAATSGIDLWPSAYFDMVRLGIGLYGIDMDRADLPVQEVSVLKTNVTQIKFLPETETVGYNRAGKLSRPSRIATIKIGYADGYDRRFGNGIGKMSINGQLVATIGHICMDMCMLDVTDIDVQEEDEVIVYPDLKEAALAIGTIPYELLVNISQRVKRVYFYE; encoded by the coding sequence ATGTATACCATAGCGGATATTTCGGGGATTTTAGTACCTACACGATCGATTGTTATAGCAGCTGACGCCATCATTCAAAGTTTGATTTATGATACACGTAAAATCGTGAATGCAGAAACAGGATTGTTTTTTGCGTTGATCAATCGTCGAGATGGACACCAATATATTAAAGATGCTTACCTGAAAGGAGTCCGTAATTTTGTCTTGCAAGAAGATATGCAGCAGGAGTTCGCATTACCTGATGCTAATATCTTATGGGTGTCGGATACTTTTTTGGCTTTACAAAGTCTGGCGGCTTATCAACGATCAAAATTTAAGTTTCCAGTATTGGGAATTACGGGAAGTAATGGGAAGACGATTGTTAAGGAGTGGTTATATCAATTGATGTCTCCTGATTATAAAATCTATCGTAGCCCTAAAAGCTATAATTCTCAATTAGGTGTTGCCTTATCACTTTGGGAACTGAACGATCAGTATAATTTTGCTATTATAGAAGCAGGAATCAGCGAGGTTGGTGAGATGGCCAAATTAGAACAGATGATCAAACCGACACATGGCTTACTCACAAATATTGGTATTGCACATAAAAGTGGTTTTGAATCCAAGCAAGAAAAAATTGCTGAAAAATTGAAACTTTTCACACATGCTGAAGCATTGATCTATCCTCAAAAGTATTTAGAAAACATTTATATACCTTCTCAAATCTATAAGTTTGCTTGGGGAGAAGATGAATCTTGTCAGTTGGAAATTTATTCAGTGAAAAGAGAGAACGATCAATCCACATTGGTTAGTTTATGTTTTTCCCGACAGTTTTTTACGGTAAAAATTCCTTTCGTTGATCAAGCATCGATTGAAAATGCTATTTCTTGTATTGCGGTCATGATTAGCTTTGGTTATGACTTCAAGGTCATTGCTGCACGTATTGCTTTGCTTCAACCGATGGAGATGCGGTTGGAATTGAAAAAGGGAAAACAGAATAGTTCCATTATTGATGATTCCTATAGCAATGATTTAGTTGCCCTACAGATCGCCTTAGATTTTCTGAAACAACAAAAGCAACATCAGCGAAAGATATTGATTCTTTCCGATATCCCTGGTGTCCAGTTGAACGATGAAAAGAGTATTACTAAATTGAGGCGGTTGATTGCTGAAAGTGAATTAACAGAATTGATTTTTGTAGGACCTATATTGAGTCAATTATTATCCCAATTTGCATTACCCATAAAAAATTACGCAGATACCAAATCTTTTATTGAAGATCTGAAAAATATCGACTATCATGATGCGACAGTTCTGATCAAAGGAGCGCGGGAATATCATTTCGAACAGATCAGTAAACGTTTGGTTGCCAAATCGCATGATACGACGCTGGAAATTAATCTAAATGCACTGGAGCATAATTTGAATGTGTATCGAAGTTTACTGCCTGCTGGTGTAAAGTTAATGGCAATGGTAAAAGCCTTTTCTTATGGAAGTGGAAGTTTTGAAATTGCTAATTTATTGCAGTTTAACCATGTGGATTATCTAACGGTTGCTTTTGCAGATGAAGGAGTTGATCTTCGAAATGGGGGAATCACACTTCCTATTGTCGTCATGAGCCCCGACGAAAGTGCTTTTGATGCGATTGTACACAATAATTTGGAACCTGAGATTTATAGTTTTAGGATTTTAGCTTCTTTCCTTCGATACCTAGAACAACATGACTTGAAAAACTTTCCTGTTCATATCAAAGTCGATACGGGTATGCATCGATTGGGATTTATGCCCGATGAAATTGATTCCCTATTGGACATTTTGAAAAATCAAAAGGCGATGAAAGTACAATCTGTTTTTTCACATTTGGCTTCTGCAGGAAATGCCCGCGATAATCAATTTACGGAAAAGCAAATTACACTATTAGATGCATTTACAAAAAAGCTACAGCATGAATTAGGCTATACATTTATTCGTCATATCGCAGCGACATCGGGTATTGATTTATGGCCTTCAGCCTATTTTGATATGGTACGATTGGGGATTGGCTTATATGGGATTGATATGGATCGTGCTGATCTACCTGTGCAAGAAGTGAGTGTTTTGAAGACGAACGTTACGCAGATCAAATTTCTTCCAGAGACAGAAACCGTTGGCTACAATCGGGCAGGAAAGTTAAGTCGCCCAAGTCGAATTGCAACGATTAAGATTGGCTATGCAGATGGTTATGATCGTCGGTTTGGTAATGGAATCGGTAAGATGTCAATAAATGGTCAGTTGGTTGCTACAATTGGACATATCTGTATGGATATGTGTATGTTGGATGTAACCGATATTGACGTTCAAGAGGAAGATGAAGTCATCGTTTACCCAGATCTTAAGGAAGCTGCTCTTGCCATTGGAACAATACCTTATGAGTTGCTTGTTAATATCTCCCAACGCGTGAAAAGAGTTTATTTTTACGAGTAA
- a CDS encoding DEAD/DEAH box helicase: MYIKDASQQHLDDFHSFRFSDIDFEKLDRYSYFPWMEHLSELNLTIQIQTVKKNEGYFSIQSLGRTYIVIVIYENPVLSLFCNCSEQEEFCIHQQAIFNQIIKKDYLALFFTTSAYETYLKKIATAYGLEQEEQLEDYFEIQFYNVEIQVIKKQDNLIDSSLAILNTSNITELNKTKKEIQPQTNILVLKEHKYYKHPQVFLYQSTRAKNGGLKSPLEQISSEALIWKSKDMAESQFFTALYFLGQNTLEDSNQQILAFKNILKNPLGLEIYRHDKSISENVSVSALTQITLRSIPKTIRIEVDKSDHFFQIRSFIEVAGQVHPLQELPIVLDYFIQVQQHYYFIENEHISALFKLFNTQEDHLKVHQSKFDDFKKNFLDRMEEIVEVKYLHIPLASPKQIKDQQFYADTEAIIYLEESGDYINLIPTMRYADVEVPTRSKRAIFGIDENGKKFLVSRNLEAELQIVSLIIKQHPYFEEQLEGEFQHFYLHRKHFLDQDWFLNVFEEWRNHNISIIGFNEIKANKLNPFKGKITIQVLSGQNWFNVQVDLRFGKSRASLKNLQKAIRNKSKFITLDDGTSGILPEEWLSRFEHFFLAGELIDDTLLQIAETNYSAIDQYFEEQWLSQEAKERLEQIKTKIKQIDQVQPVVLSNDFAGTLRDYQQDGLNWLNFLDEFNFGGCLADDMGLGKTIQIIAFILDQRRKVKNNCNLLVLPTTLIFNWKNELEKFAPSIPYLLLQGADRQKNSADFDQYELIVISYHNLLTDINYLKKHDFNYIFLDESQQIKNPNSQRYQAVSKLKSRNRIVITGTPIENSTMDLFAQLSFANPGLLGSKKYFQDVYTTPIDGFSNKKRLEELQRKVKPFILRRTKSEVAKELPQKNELILYCEMKPAQRHIYDTYEKEFREFISAKDGDDIRKSPMHVLKGLTKLRQICNSTKLLKSEDLTVEQDASKIETLVEQVVDKSPYQKIIIFSQFVSMLNLIATALEKQHIAVLKLTGQSKNRQQIVTQFQEDEAQRVILISLKAGGTGLNLTAASLVYLVDPWWNPAVETQAIDRAFRIGQSKEVTAIRLICPNTVEDKIMKLQANKTAIAENIISATHNPIADFMDKDRLLALFQ, encoded by the coding sequence ATGTATATAAAAGACGCTTCACAACAACATTTAGATGATTTTCACTCCTTTAGGTTCTCCGATATTGATTTTGAAAAACTAGATCGATACAGCTATTTTCCATGGATGGAACATTTATCTGAACTAAATTTAACTATTCAGATTCAAACAGTTAAAAAAAATGAAGGGTATTTTTCTATCCAATCTCTTGGAAGAACTTACATCGTCATTGTTATTTATGAGAACCCAGTGCTTTCTCTTTTTTGTAACTGTTCAGAACAAGAAGAATTTTGCATACATCAACAAGCTATTTTTAATCAAATAATCAAAAAAGATTATTTAGCTCTTTTTTTCACGACATCCGCCTATGAAACCTATTTAAAAAAGATAGCAACAGCATATGGTCTAGAGCAGGAAGAACAACTGGAGGATTATTTTGAAATTCAGTTCTATAATGTTGAAATACAAGTTATAAAAAAACAGGACAACCTGATTGACTCTTCGTTAGCCATTTTAAACACTTCCAATATTACAGAGCTGAATAAAACAAAAAAGGAAATACAACCGCAAACAAACATACTAGTCCTCAAAGAACATAAGTACTATAAACATCCACAAGTATTCCTTTACCAATCTACTCGAGCGAAGAATGGGGGACTAAAAAGTCCGCTAGAACAAATATCTAGTGAAGCGCTTATTTGGAAAAGTAAAGATATGGCTGAAAGTCAATTTTTTACCGCTTTATATTTTCTGGGTCAGAATACATTAGAAGATAGCAATCAACAAATTTTAGCTTTCAAAAATATACTTAAAAATCCGCTTGGTCTGGAGATATATAGACATGATAAATCGATATCTGAAAATGTAAGCGTATCTGCATTGACACAAATTACACTGCGAAGTATACCAAAAACGATTCGCATTGAAGTAGATAAATCAGATCATTTCTTTCAGATTCGAAGCTTTATAGAAGTTGCAGGACAAGTACATCCTTTACAAGAATTACCGATCGTACTCGATTACTTCATCCAAGTTCAACAACATTACTACTTCATTGAAAATGAACACATAAGTGCACTTTTCAAACTTTTCAATACCCAAGAAGATCACCTCAAAGTACATCAATCCAAATTTGACGACTTTAAAAAGAATTTCTTGGATCGTATGGAAGAGATCGTAGAAGTAAAATACCTCCATATACCTCTGGCAAGTCCCAAACAAATTAAAGATCAGCAGTTCTATGCAGATACGGAAGCAATTATTTACCTAGAAGAATCTGGGGATTACATCAATTTAATTCCAACCATGCGCTATGCTGATGTGGAAGTCCCTACGCGCAGTAAACGTGCTATTTTCGGAATAGATGAGAATGGTAAAAAATTTCTAGTCAGTCGAAATTTGGAAGCAGAGCTCCAAATCGTCAGTTTGATTATTAAACAGCATCCGTATTTCGAAGAACAATTGGAGGGAGAATTTCAACATTTTTATCTCCACCGTAAACATTTCCTCGATCAAGACTGGTTTTTAAATGTTTTTGAGGAATGGCGAAACCATAACATTTCAATTATTGGGTTTAACGAAATAAAAGCAAATAAGCTCAATCCCTTTAAAGGTAAAATAACGATTCAAGTCCTCAGTGGACAAAATTGGTTTAATGTGCAGGTCGATTTGCGTTTTGGTAAAAGTCGCGCGTCTCTTAAAAATCTACAAAAAGCCATTCGCAATAAATCGAAGTTCATCACCTTAGACGATGGTACTTCGGGTATATTACCTGAAGAATGGTTAAGTAGGTTTGAACATTTCTTTTTAGCAGGAGAATTGATTGATGACACTTTATTACAAATAGCGGAAACAAATTACAGTGCTATCGATCAATATTTTGAAGAACAGTGGCTCTCACAGGAAGCCAAAGAACGATTGGAACAGATCAAAACCAAAATCAAACAGATTGATCAAGTGCAACCTGTGGTACTTTCCAACGATTTTGCAGGCACATTACGTGATTATCAACAGGATGGTCTCAATTGGCTCAATTTTCTAGATGAATTTAATTTTGGAGGATGCTTGGCTGACGATATGGGACTGGGAAAAACAATCCAGATTATTGCCTTTATCTTGGATCAAAGGAGAAAAGTCAAAAACAATTGTAACCTGTTGGTTTTACCCACTACTTTGATTTTCAATTGGAAAAATGAACTGGAGAAATTTGCACCTTCGATCCCCTACTTGTTATTACAAGGTGCTGATCGTCAAAAAAACAGTGCTGATTTTGATCAATATGAGTTGATCGTCATATCTTATCACAACCTATTGACCGATATCAATTATTTAAAAAAACACGATTTCAATTATATCTTTTTAGACGAGTCACAGCAAATCAAGAACCCCAACTCACAACGATACCAAGCTGTTAGCAAATTAAAATCACGTAACCGAATCGTGATTACGGGTACACCTATCGAAAATAGTACGATGGATTTATTTGCACAATTGTCGTTTGCGAATCCTGGACTCTTGGGATCCAAAAAATATTTCCAAGATGTATACACAACACCCATTGATGGATTCAGTAATAAAAAAAGACTGGAAGAGTTACAACGAAAAGTAAAGCCATTCATCTTACGTCGTACGAAAAGTGAAGTCGCAAAAGAATTACCTCAAAAAAATGAGCTGATCCTTTATTGTGAAATGAAGCCTGCTCAAAGACATATCTACGATACTTATGAAAAGGAATTTCGAGAATTTATCTCGGCAAAAGATGGTGATGATATTCGAAAAAGTCCGATGCATGTGTTAAAAGGATTGACCAAATTGCGTCAGATATGCAATTCTACAAAGCTCTTAAAGTCGGAAGATTTAACTGTTGAACAAGATGCCTCTAAAATCGAGACCCTTGTTGAACAAGTTGTCGATAAAAGTCCTTATCAAAAAATCATCATCTTTTCGCAATTTGTCAGCATGTTGAATTTGATTGCAACAGCTTTAGAAAAACAGCATATAGCCGTATTGAAACTAACAGGACAGTCAAAGAACAGGCAACAAATCGTAACGCAGTTTCAAGAAGATGAAGCACAACGGGTGATACTCATCAGCTTAAAGGCAGGAGGAACGGGATTAAATCTAACTGCTGCAAGCTTAGTCTATCTGGTCGATCCTTGGTGGAATCCTGCTGTCGAAACGCAGGCGATTGATCGTGCTTTCCGTATCGGTCAATCCAAAGAGGTAACCGCCATACGCTTGATCTGCCCCAATACCGTGGAAGATAAGATCATGAAACTGCAAGCCAATAAAACAGCAATTGCCGAAAACATCATTTCCGCTACACATAATCCTATTGCTGATTTTATGGATAAAGATCGATTATTAGCATTATTTCAATAA
- a CDS encoding DUF502 domain-containing protein, with protein sequence MLSKLVRAFLNYLIRGTLVVVPLAGAIFLIVWIVASVDSALNLTGLFLQDETGHPLYIPGIGILTVILILVLAGIIFTNFVTDPIKNWLNHQINRIPLLNTLYSSIKDFTEAFVGDAKKFNVPVLVKVNEIGVSKIGFLTQTDLSKINLADEVVVYFPYSYSFAGQVVVVKSSLVTKLNMSATDAMKLVVSGGVSGLEH encoded by the coding sequence ATGTTATCAAAATTAGTAAGGGCATTTTTAAATTATCTTATAAGAGGGACTTTAGTTGTCGTCCCATTAGCAGGTGCTATATTTTTAATTGTTTGGATTGTTGCTTCCGTTGATTCAGCGTTGAATTTGACTGGATTGTTTTTGCAAGATGAGACAGGTCATCCCTTGTATATCCCGGGAATAGGTATTCTAACCGTTATTTTGATATTGGTATTAGCAGGGATTATTTTTACAAATTTTGTAACCGACCCAATTAAGAACTGGCTGAATCATCAAATCAATCGTATTCCCTTATTGAATACACTCTATTCTTCTATTAAAGATTTTACAGAGGCATTTGTTGGAGATGCAAAGAAATTCAATGTCCCAGTACTGGTGAAAGTTAATGAGATAGGTGTGAGTAAGATTGGCTTTCTAACACAGACAGATTTATCAAAAATTAATCTAGCAGATGAAGTAGTCGTTTATTTTCCCTATTCTTATTCATTCGCAGGACAAGTTGTTGTGGTAAAATCTTCTTTGGTGACAAAATTGAATATGTCTGCTACTGATGCGATGAAGTTAGTGGTTTCTGGTGGTGTAAGTGGTTTAGAACATTAA
- a CDS encoding DoxX-like family protein has translation MPYKFFHITLTYIIAFVWLVNGLFCKVCNLVPRHQQIVSHILGDQYAKLLTILIGIAEILIAIWIVSRIQSRLNALLQIVIITVMNSLEFTLVPDLLLWGHWNVLFAFLFILTVYFNEFYLSKKAQHAQIS, from the coding sequence ATGCCCTATAAATTTTTTCATATCACACTGACCTATATCATCGCATTCGTTTGGTTGGTCAATGGGCTCTTTTGTAAAGTATGTAATTTAGTCCCTCGCCACCAACAGATTGTATCCCATATACTAGGCGATCAGTATGCAAAGCTGTTGACGATCTTGATTGGTATTGCTGAGATCTTAATAGCAATCTGGATTGTCAGTCGAATCCAATCCCGATTAAATGCATTACTACAAATCGTCATCATTACAGTGATGAACAGCCTAGAATTCACACTTGTTCCAGATTTATTGCTTTGGGGACATTGGAATGTTCTCTTTGCTTTTCTATTTATATTGACAGTCTACTTCAACGAATTTTATCTTTCTAAAAAGGCACAGCATGCTCAAATTTCTTAA
- a CDS encoding DUF6249 domain-containing protein encodes MGNATMVTILGMSLLGTIFFTLYYYFQARNKERMALIEAGVNLSQFYKKQSPISYWLRWGIFAVGIGLGLLIVGLILQYQDEGIHGVLRISIVVLCGGLAMIVAKYVDKPKQDKD; translated from the coding sequence ATGGGAAATGCAACAATGGTTACTATTCTAGGGATGTCCTTACTTGGCACAATCTTTTTTACGCTTTATTATTATTTTCAAGCTAGAAATAAAGAACGTATGGCGTTGATAGAGGCGGGAGTAAATTTATCACAATTTTACAAGAAGCAATCTCCAATCTCATATTGGTTACGCTGGGGTATTTTTGCTGTTGGAATTGGTTTAGGATTACTAATTGTGGGTTTGATTTTACAATATCAAGATGAAGGTATCCATGGGGTGTTGAGGATTTCGATTGTCGTGTTATGTGGGGGGCTGGCGATGATTGTTGCGAAATACGTAGACAAACCAAAGCAAGATAAAGATTAA
- a CDS encoding methyltransferase domain-containing protein, which translates to MEQVRKPFQGVLNIIRFNWHFYIIALLFFAGLFFCYVHVPPEFKIYVLTFTFLAISSTLLSLLASLYIYDLSDFYALKWLKKEDKFLHIVNINAGFDETTPLLQQVYTNSTVQVFDFYNEEKHTEVSIKRARKAYPQSESIINIETNSIPLASQTTDKVFLILAAHEIRNSKERTRFLKEINRILKPNAEVYVIEHLRDIPNFLAFNIGFLHFHRKKTWIKNFKEADLTIVTEHKHTAFITIFKLAKND; encoded by the coding sequence ATGGAACAAGTAAGAAAGCCATTTCAGGGAGTATTGAATATCATACGATTCAATTGGCATTTTTATATCATTGCCTTATTGTTTTTTGCAGGGTTATTCTTCTGTTACGTTCATGTTCCTCCAGAGTTTAAAATTTACGTATTGACGTTCACTTTTTTAGCGATCTCTTCGACTTTACTCTCACTTCTTGCATCACTCTATATCTATGATTTAAGTGATTTCTATGCATTAAAATGGTTGAAAAAAGAAGATAAGTTTCTACATATTGTCAATATTAATGCGGGTTTTGATGAAACAACTCCATTATTACAGCAGGTATATACGAACTCAACAGTGCAAGTTTTTGATTTTTATAATGAAGAGAAACATACAGAGGTTTCGATCAAGCGCGCTAGAAAAGCATACCCGCAATCCGAGTCAATCATTAACATTGAAACAAATAGCATCCCGCTAGCATCCCAAACAACGGACAAAGTATTTCTCATTTTAGCAGCACATGAGATCCGAAATTCAAAAGAGCGTACACGCTTTTTAAAAGAAATCAATCGTATCCTAAAACCAAATGCTGAAGTATACGTAATTGAACATCTCCGAGACATTCCCAATTTTCTCGCTTTCAATATTGGTTTTCTTCATTTTCATCGTAAAAAAACATGGATTAAAAATTTTAAAGAAGCAGACCTAACCATCGTAACAGAACATAAACATACAGCATTCATCACTATTTTTAAACTAGCGAAAAATGATTGA
- a CDS encoding alpha/beta fold hydrolase: MKKLKQIITHLKSLTSVSEQEYIDLMWPYICYSPKMPLRHHQEQLLQFASKEWLVVQDEFFSKRTLSFPVYTWGTGEKLILLTHGWGSKAADFSMLIEKLILHPEFTIIAFDAPGNGEAEGDLSNLILYIEAVQAIIKKHGAPWVTVGHSLGAMANVAALANLKLTASLIISLTPLVKLKENFAASMDFVEVPPEIQQLYFQNFEERFNMKITYFDLNTLFQFKAIQQHLVIYDSEDKIAPYPYLQSFLSKFPETVSIDFKETGHERILKSTAVNDLLLDKIMHLL, encoded by the coding sequence ATGAAAAAATTAAAACAAATCATCACGCATTTAAAATCTTTAACATCTGTTTCTGAACAAGAATATATTGATTTGATGTGGCCCTATATCTGCTATTCACCAAAAATGCCTTTGAGACATCATCAAGAACAGCTACTGCAATTCGCTTCAAAAGAATGGTTGGTCGTTCAAGATGAGTTTTTCAGTAAACGCACATTATCTTTCCCTGTTTATACTTGGGGAACAGGAGAAAAACTCATTTTACTGACCCATGGATGGGGATCGAAAGCAGCAGATTTTTCTATGTTAATCGAAAAATTGATTCTTCATCCTGAGTTTACCATTATTGCTTTTGATGCTCCTGGAAATGGAGAAGCTGAAGGAGATCTTTCAAATCTAATTTTATATATAGAAGCTGTTCAAGCGATTATAAAAAAGCATGGTGCACCCTGGGTTACTGTCGGTCATTCTCTTGGAGCAATGGCCAATGTTGCGGCCTTGGCTAATTTAAAATTAACAGCTTCATTAATCATCAGTTTAACGCCGCTAGTGAAATTAAAAGAGAATTTTGCTGCGAGTATGGATTTCGTTGAAGTTCCTCCAGAAATTCAACAGCTATATTTTCAAAATTTTGAAGAAAGGTTCAATATGAAAATAACCTACTTTGATTTGAACACCTTATTCCAATTTAAAGCTATTCAGCAGCATTTGGTTATTTACGATAGCGAAGATAAAATCGCTCCATACCCTTATCTACAATCCTTTCTATCTAAATTTCCTGAGACAGTTTCCATTGATTTCAAAGAAACTGGGCATGAAAGAATATTAAAATCTACTGCAGTAAATGATTTACTGTTGGATAAAATAATGCATTTACTGTAA